From a single Armatimonadota bacterium genomic region:
- a CDS encoding carbohydrate binding domain-containing protein, with protein sequence MQQSLSAIGAFVALLALGSATWGTEYFVANSGSDENDGLSPGTAWKTIAKVNGHAFAPGDIIRLKRGDSWREALIPCSGSEDGFVTYSAYGEGDKPLLIGSVDKSSPEDWVDEGGGIWGTRPPRVTTAAEDIFPNGSFTEGMDGWGVHTEQGAQVRTSLDREEFASAPQSLRIECMAPGEAANHIQLIFSPFSIQQGKIYRLAFKARASAPFQVQAPVVMSPGPPWSRYTREMPGDKAVGTEWTTVEQFYTATETTDHARLTVYLGARMPAGSILHLDDFSLLEAEGTTFAADVGNIILNGEQLCGVKVWERDQLRQEGQYWFDESTHRVFMVCPENPGLHYSKIECALRIHQINQSGKSYVCYENLALKYGGAHGIGGGSTHHIVVRDCDFGWIGGGDQMGGERTVRFGNGIEFWGNAHDCLVERCRLWEIYDAALTNQSHGPNVVHANIIYRNNLIWNCEYSFEYWNAPETSRTENVQFIHNTCINAGHGWGHTQRPDPSGRHLCFYGSPAPATGIVVSNNVFLEATKNAFYAPSWTRPQVDALIMDCNVWYQAQGVMINVAGKSYTMEQFGAYQQEFGKEPGSLAADPGLLDAANLDLRLRPDSVCIDAACDTDTDADFAGIPRPQGKAPDIGAYEFVGN encoded by the coding sequence ATGCAGCAATCACTCTCTGCAATCGGGGCTTTTGTGGCCCTGCTCGCGCTGGGCTCGGCGACCTGGGGAACCGAGTACTTCGTGGCCAACTCCGGGTCCGATGAAAACGACGGCCTGTCACCTGGGACAGCCTGGAAGACCATTGCAAAGGTGAACGGCCACGCCTTCGCGCCCGGCGACATCATCCGGTTGAAGCGGGGAGACTCCTGGCGCGAGGCCCTCATCCCCTGTAGCGGGAGCGAAGACGGCTTCGTCACCTACTCGGCCTATGGCGAGGGTGACAAGCCGCTGCTCATCGGCTCGGTGGACAAGAGCAGTCCCGAAGACTGGGTGGATGAGGGCGGCGGAATCTGGGGTACCCGGCCACCCCGGGTGACCACCGCAGCGGAAGACATCTTCCCCAACGGAAGCTTCACCGAGGGCATGGACGGCTGGGGCGTGCATACCGAACAGGGCGCCCAGGTGCGCACTTCTCTGGACCGCGAGGAGTTCGCATCCGCGCCGCAGTCGCTGCGCATTGAGTGCATGGCGCCGGGCGAAGCGGCAAACCACATCCAGCTCATTTTCTCGCCATTCAGCATCCAGCAGGGCAAGATCTATCGGCTGGCCTTCAAGGCCCGCGCCAGCGCTCCCTTCCAGGTCCAGGCTCCCGTGGTCATGAGCCCGGGACCGCCGTGGTCGCGATACACTCGCGAGATGCCGGGAGACAAAGCCGTCGGCACCGAATGGACCACCGTGGAGCAGTTCTACACGGCCACCGAGACCACCGACCACGCGAGGCTGACCGTATACCTCGGCGCTCGGATGCCCGCCGGAAGCATCCTACACCTGGATGACTTTAGCCTGCTCGAGGCCGAGGGAACAACGTTTGCTGCCGATGTGGGCAACATCATCCTCAATGGCGAGCAACTGTGCGGTGTGAAGGTCTGGGAGCGAGACCAACTGCGACAGGAGGGCCAGTACTGGTTCGACGAAAGTACCCACCGGGTGTTCATGGTTTGCCCCGAGAACCCAGGGCTTCATTATTCGAAGATCGAGTGCGCCCTGAGAATCCACCAGATCAACCAGAGTGGAAAGTCGTACGTGTGCTACGAGAATCTCGCACTCAAGTACGGGGGAGCCCATGGGATCGGCGGAGGAAGCACCCACCACATCGTCGTGCGCGACTGCGACTTCGGGTGGATCGGCGGCGGGGACCAGATGGGTGGCGAAAGGACCGTGCGCTTCGGCAACGGCATCGAGTTCTGGGGCAACGCCCACGATTGTCTTGTAGAACGCTGCCGGCTGTGGGAGATATACGACGCGGCCCTCACCAACCAGAGCCACGGACCGAACGTGGTGCATGCCAACATCATCTACCGCAACAATCTCATCTGGAACTGCGAGTACTCCTTCGAGTACTGGAACGCGCCCGAGACATCCCGCACTGAGAACGTGCAGTTCATTCACAATACCTGCATCAATGCCGGGCACGGATGGGGACATACCCAGCGGCCTGATCCCAGTGGTCGGCACCTCTGCTTCTACGGCAGCCCTGCGCCCGCGACCGGAATCGTGGTCAGCAACAACGTATTCCTGGAAGCCACGAAGAACGCCTTCTACGCGCCCAGCTGGACCCGGCCGCAAGTGGATGCCCTGATCATGGACTGCAACGTGTGGTATCAGGCGCAGGGGGTCATGATCAACGTCGCCGGAAAGAGCTACACCATGGAGCAGTTCGGGGCCTACCAGCAAGAGTTCGGCAAGGAACCGGGGAGTCTCGCGGCAGACCCGGGGCTACTGGATGCGGCCAACCTGGACCTGCGCCTTAGGCCCGACTCGGTCTGCATCGATGCGGCCTGTGACACAGACACGGACGCGGACTTCGCAGGCATCCCCCGGCCGCAGGGAAAAGCGCCGGACATCGGGGCGTACGAGTTCGTGGGGAACTGA
- a CDS encoding NAD-dependent epimerase/dehydratase family protein: protein MSGLSRKLDTLIVGGSGFVSGTLARTALECGHNVWIVTRGEKPLPQGVRPVTVDRKNDAAFQDAIAGCRQDWDLVVDCIGYQPEDARQDIRAFSGRAGHFVFISTDFVFDPAKRAFPQPFDNGHFLADGYGGLKRQCELELLAHAGDDLPWTVFRPCHIYGPGSQLGCLPQEGRKADLIQRIRAGETLRLIGGGHFLQQPVFARDLAELILSACGCDLARNRIFCSAGPDILESVRYYEIIGEVLGCRISVEELPVDRSLQEQPELAPFLCHRIYDLSPLRLAGLKVPATPIADGLAAHVESLL, encoded by the coding sequence ATGAGCGGGCTCAGCCGGAAGCTGGACACCCTGATTGTTGGGGGGAGTGGGTTCGTGAGCGGGACTCTGGCGCGGACAGCGCTGGAATGCGGGCACAACGTCTGGATAGTCACCCGCGGCGAGAAGCCCCTGCCACAGGGCGTGCGGCCCGTGACCGTGGACCGCAAGAATGACGCGGCATTCCAGGACGCTATCGCCGGATGCAGGCAGGACTGGGACCTGGTGGTGGACTGCATCGGGTACCAGCCCGAGGATGCGCGCCAGGACATACGGGCCTTCTCAGGACGCGCGGGGCATTTCGTGTTTATTTCCACCGACTTCGTTTTCGACCCGGCGAAGCGGGCTTTCCCCCAACCTTTCGATAACGGGCATTTCCTGGCCGACGGGTACGGTGGCCTGAAGCGCCAGTGCGAACTGGAGCTGCTGGCACACGCCGGGGATGATCTGCCCTGGACGGTGTTCCGCCCCTGCCACATCTACGGTCCGGGTTCGCAACTGGGTTGCCTGCCCCAGGAGGGCCGCAAGGCAGATCTGATCCAGCGCATCCGAGCAGGCGAAACGCTCAGGCTCATCGGTGGCGGGCATTTCTTGCAGCAGCCCGTTTTCGCGCGCGACCTTGCGGAACTGATCCTGAGCGCCTGCGGCTGCGACCTCGCCCGCAACCGCATCTTCTGCAGCGCAGGCCCGGACATCCTGGAGTCGGTGCGCTACTATGAGATCATCGGCGAGGTGCTGGGGTGCCGTATCAGTGTGGAGGAGCTGCCCGTGGACCGCAGCCTCCAGGAGCAGCCGGAACTCGCGCCCTTCCTGTGCCACCGCATCTATGACCTTTCGCCCCTGCGTCTTGCGGGGCTGAAGGTCCCCGCGACGCCGATTGCGGATGGTCTGGCGGCACACGTGGAAAGCCTGCTGTAA
- a CDS encoding epoxyqueuosine reductase, with protein sequence MDSLTESIRRTALEAGADLVGFAPISRFDEAPESLHPRTVFPPVQTVIAIALRQPRGALKAVEEGAYWQAYNCDSYWYLNEVLAPQVLRRIVMTLEGEGYTSVPVHNPFHSHSGRQVREDQPHGPDGMVSLRVIGCAAGLGELGLSKLLLTPQFGPRQRVFAVFTDAELEPTPLFTGSVCDECGACARECEACAIGRSRDECFTIEGRSFGHASFDAGACAKVHQGMDPRFSPFWNGSEAEGAEPSYNRFCKDRFRHLAVCVGRGCIRACLDHLEKTGRIEARFRNPFIERPRWKLNEPPQKKKDGTNS encoded by the coding sequence GTGGACAGTCTCACCGAAAGCATCCGCCGCACCGCCCTGGAAGCCGGTGCGGACCTGGTGGGCTTCGCGCCCATCAGCCGCTTTGACGAGGCCCCCGAATCGCTGCACCCGCGCACGGTTTTCCCGCCGGTGCAGACAGTCATCGCAATTGCCCTGCGCCAGCCGCGCGGAGCCCTCAAAGCGGTCGAGGAGGGCGCATACTGGCAGGCGTACAACTGCGACTCATACTGGTATCTCAACGAGGTACTCGCGCCCCAGGTGCTGCGCAGGATCGTGATGACACTGGAGGGGGAGGGATATACCAGCGTCCCGGTGCATAACCCCTTCCACTCACATTCCGGGCGGCAGGTGCGGGAGGATCAGCCACACGGGCCGGACGGCATGGTCTCGCTGCGGGTGATCGGCTGCGCGGCGGGTCTCGGGGAACTCGGGCTGTCCAAGCTCCTGCTCACGCCCCAGTTCGGACCGCGCCAGAGGGTCTTCGCGGTGTTCACAGACGCTGAACTCGAGCCCACGCCCCTGTTCACGGGCAGCGTCTGTGACGAATGCGGCGCATGTGCTCGGGAGTGCGAGGCCTGCGCCATCGGCAGGTCGCGCGATGAGTGCTTCACCATCGAGGGCCGCTCCTTCGGTCACGCGAGCTTCGATGCAGGAGCCTGCGCGAAAGTCCACCAAGGCATGGACCCGCGCTTCTCGCCTTTCTGGAACGGCTCCGAGGCCGAAGGCGCTGAGCCGAGCTATAACAGATTCTGCAAGGACCGGTTCAGGCATCTGGCGGTCTGTGTAGGGCGCGGGTGCATCCGGGCCTGTCTGGATCACCTGGAGAAGACCGGGCGCATCGAGGCGAGATTCCGCAATCCTTTCATCGAACGCCCGCGGTGGAAACTCAATGAGCCACCCCAAAAGAAGAAGGACGGTACCAACTCATGA
- a CDS encoding N-acetyl-gamma-glutamyl-phosphate reductase: MTRVGIFGAAGYGGIDLIRMLLNHPGVEVTYLGGASTVGQTIADIYPFLTGTFEMPIEDSTVDVAAEKADVLFFALPHATATSMVAQALEMGKKVIDFSADYRLKDVTTYESYYEPHPCPELIGRAVYGLPELHRAEILQTDLVAVPGCYPTSAILALAPAVKSGIIETQGIIVDSKSGVSGAGRSKLTLGTHFAEVNESVHAYSVAAHRHTPEIEQELGSLGADVCVTFSPHLIPMNRGILSTCYATLKQPMTAAEVLDLYNEFYSGEPFIRVLAEGKLPRTKDTTGSNRCHIGIVVDERNQRLVAVSAIDNLTKGLAGAALQCLNLITGQPETTGLEFPGLWP; the protein is encoded by the coding sequence GTGACACGCGTGGGCATTTTCGGAGCCGCCGGCTACGGCGGGATCGATCTCATCCGTATGCTCCTCAACCACCCGGGCGTGGAAGTCACTTATCTCGGCGGGGCAAGCACCGTCGGCCAGACCATCGCCGACATCTACCCATTCCTCACGGGCACCTTCGAAATGCCCATCGAGGACAGCACCGTGGATGTCGCGGCGGAGAAGGCTGACGTGCTTTTCTTCGCTTTGCCCCATGCAACCGCGACCTCAATGGTCGCCCAAGCCCTTGAAATGGGGAAGAAGGTCATCGACTTTTCCGCCGACTACCGCCTCAAGGATGTCACCACCTATGAGTCGTATTACGAACCCCACCCCTGCCCCGAACTGATTGGCCGCGCGGTATACGGCCTGCCCGAGTTGCACCGGGCCGAGATACTCCAGACCGACCTGGTGGCTGTGCCCGGGTGCTATCCGACCAGCGCGATACTCGCTCTCGCACCCGCCGTGAAGAGCGGGATCATCGAAACTCAGGGCATCATCGTGGACAGCAAATCCGGGGTCAGTGGCGCGGGCCGCAGCAAGCTCACTCTCGGCACCCATTTCGCCGAGGTGAACGAGTCCGTACATGCATACTCGGTGGCCGCGCACCGGCACACGCCGGAGATTGAGCAGGAACTTGGGAGCCTGGGCGCCGATGTGTGCGTCACTTTCTCCCCGCACCTGATCCCCATGAACCGTGGAATCTTGAGCACCTGCTATGCCACTTTGAAGCAGCCGATGACCGCTGCCGAGGTCCTCGATCTTTACAATGAGTTCTACTCCGGCGAGCCCTTTATCCGCGTTCTGGCTGAAGGCAAGCTGCCGCGCACCAAGGACACTACGGGCTCCAACCGTTGCCATATTGGGATCGTGGTGGATGAGCGCAACCAGCGCCTGGTGGCGGTCTCCGCCATTGACAACCTCACCAAAGGCCTTGCCGGCGCGGCCCTGCAGTGCTTGAACCTGATCACGGGTCAGCCTGAGACCACCGGGCTGGAGTTCCCGGGTCTGTGGCCGTGA
- the argJ gene encoding bifunctional glutamate N-acetyltransferase/amino-acid acetyltransferase ArgJ: MSDLKIIDGGVLAAKDFVAAAMNCGIKEEGVLDLVLIHSLRPAAAAATLTQNRFRAASTYVTEEAVADGNAQTIVANSGNANCATGQQGMLDARRMAQLAGEATGVEASEVIVCSTGSIGKPLPMDKLEAGIPALGARLGREDPETIARAIMTTDTRPKMSAVEFSVGGVLCRLGGIAKGAGMICPNMATMLCFITTDLAIDASLLKDTLKWCVERSFNCISVDGDMSTNDTVAILANGVAENPTLVYTEDPGYEHFRAALAHVTQDLARQIAFDGEGASKWLTIHVQDAESFEQAREMGKAIANYNLLKTMLYGENFNWGRIAAAMGATLIDFDPAKAFIEMQGITAWRNGERMPIDRAAADQTLKDREIEIRVGLGTGDKEATVWSCDFTPDYVELNKH, from the coding sequence ATGTCTGATCTGAAGATTATCGACGGTGGCGTACTGGCAGCGAAGGATTTCGTCGCGGCGGCTATGAACTGCGGCATCAAGGAAGAGGGTGTTTTGGACCTGGTCCTGATCCACTCCCTGCGACCTGCCGCAGCCGCAGCGACACTCACCCAGAACCGCTTCCGCGCGGCGTCCACATACGTCACAGAAGAAGCCGTCGCAGACGGCAATGCGCAGACCATCGTGGCCAATTCGGGAAATGCGAACTGCGCTACCGGGCAGCAGGGCATGCTGGACGCCCGACGCATGGCTCAGCTGGCGGGTGAGGCAACCGGCGTGGAAGCCTCCGAGGTCATCGTCTGCTCTACCGGCTCCATCGGCAAACCACTGCCCATGGATAAGCTTGAAGCAGGGATCCCGGCTCTCGGCGCGCGACTCGGCCGCGAGGATCCCGAGACCATTGCGCGGGCGATCATGACCACCGACACCCGCCCGAAAATGTCCGCCGTGGAGTTCAGTGTGGGCGGCGTCCTCTGTCGCCTTGGAGGCATTGCCAAGGGTGCGGGAATGATCTGTCCAAACATGGCGACGATGCTCTGTTTCATCACCACCGACCTGGCCATCGACGCCAGCCTGCTCAAGGACACCCTCAAGTGGTGTGTGGAGCGCAGCTTCAACTGTATCAGCGTGGATGGCGACATGAGCACCAATGACACGGTGGCGATCCTGGCCAATGGCGTCGCTGAGAACCCCACTCTGGTGTACACTGAGGACCCCGGGTACGAGCATTTCAGGGCCGCCCTGGCCCACGTGACCCAGGACCTCGCGCGCCAGATCGCTTTCGACGGCGAGGGCGCATCCAAGTGGCTGACCATCCACGTCCAGGACGCCGAGAGTTTCGAACAAGCCCGCGAGATGGGCAAGGCCATCGCGAACTACAATCTGCTGAAGACCATGCTGTACGGCGAGAACTTCAACTGGGGCCGCATCGCCGCCGCAATGGGGGCAACATTGATAGACTTCGATCCGGCGAAGGCCTTCATTGAGATGCAGGGCATCACCGCGTGGCGCAATGGAGAGCGGATGCCCATTGACCGGGCCGCAGCGGATCAGACGCTGAAGGACCGCGAGATCGAGATCCGCGTGGGACTGGGCACTGGCGACAAGGAAGCAACGGTGTGGAGCTGCGATTTCACACCGGACTATGTTGAGCTCAACAAACACTAG
- the argB gene encoding acetylglutamate kinase yields the protein MDELQHTANTLIEALPYIRKWSGKTVVIKYGGHAMTDDALKRSVAEDIVLLHYVGINVVVVHGGGPMITSMMDRLGCEAKFVCGLRVTDAETMDVAQMVLVGLINQELVSLINTCGGKAVGLSGKDANLLRAEKLIHPEGDLGFVGRVVAIDQSVINSLTRDGHVVVVSSVGVGAEGESYNINADTVAGELAGALQAEKLITLSDVKGILRDVNDESSLISRLELDEARDLMKSDIISKGMIPKVESCILALERGVKRAHMIDGRIPHSILMELFTDQGIGTMIEGDPSLWCRE from the coding sequence ATGGACGAGCTTCAGCACACAGCGAACACGCTGATCGAGGCGCTGCCGTACATCCGCAAGTGGTCCGGGAAGACCGTTGTCATAAAGTATGGCGGACACGCCATGACCGACGATGCCCTGAAGCGCAGCGTGGCTGAAGACATCGTTCTCTTGCACTATGTGGGCATCAATGTGGTGGTAGTGCATGGCGGCGGCCCCATGATCACCAGCATGATGGACCGCCTTGGCTGCGAGGCCAAGTTCGTGTGTGGCCTGCGCGTCACCGATGCCGAGACCATGGACGTGGCCCAGATGGTGCTGGTGGGTCTCATCAATCAGGAACTCGTGTCGCTCATCAATACCTGCGGCGGCAAAGCGGTGGGGCTGTCGGGCAAGGACGCCAATCTCCTGCGGGCCGAGAAGCTGATTCACCCCGAAGGCGACCTGGGGTTCGTGGGGAGGGTCGTCGCCATAGACCAGTCGGTGATCAATTCCCTCACACGCGATGGGCACGTAGTCGTGGTATCGTCAGTAGGTGTTGGAGCCGAGGGCGAGAGCTACAATATCAACGCCGACACAGTTGCGGGGGAACTCGCGGGTGCACTCCAGGCCGAGAAGCTCATTACCCTGAGCGATGTCAAGGGCATCTTGCGCGACGTGAACGATGAAAGCTCTCTCATCAGCCGCCTGGAACTGGACGAAGCGCGTGACCTGATGAAATCGGACATCATCAGCAAGGGCATGATCCCGAAAGTGGAAAGCTGCATCCTGGCCCTGGAGCGCGGGGTGAAACGTGCGCATATGATCGACGGGCGCATCCCGCACTCGATCCTGATGGAGCTTTTCACCGACCAGGGGATCGGAACCATGATCGAGGGCGACCCCTCGCTCTGGTGCAGGGAATAG
- a CDS encoding aspartate aminotransferase family protein, with protein MDTQQIIDLTDRYIMHTYGRQPVAFVRGLGAKLWDAEGREYLDFVAGIAVLAVGHSHPKIVQAICDQAGQIMHTSNLYHVPQQALLARRLSELSFGGKCFFCNSGAEANEAAIKLARKWAGINRPDIEPDRRTILTTLKSFHGRSVTTVTATGQEKYQKGFEPLAPGFDYFEFGNLADLRAKLTPHVCAVMMEPIQAEGGMNVPPEGFLAAVRELCDETGRLLIFDEVQTGTGRTGKWFAYQHEGVVPDIMTVAKALGSGYPIGCCIAKPDVADCFEPGNHASTFGGSHMACAVALATLDTMESEGMLENATQMGQLLAELLAPGTHPAIEEVRGRGLLRAVRFKAGTVDARDVQRTCFDRGLIVNALGEDRLRLAPPLNVTADEVRQAASTIRESLG; from the coding sequence ATGGACACCCAGCAGATCATTGACCTGACCGACCGGTACATCATGCACACCTACGGCCGCCAGCCCGTGGCTTTCGTGAGGGGCCTCGGGGCGAAGCTCTGGGACGCCGAGGGCCGCGAATACCTGGATTTTGTGGCGGGAATTGCGGTGCTGGCCGTTGGGCATAGCCACCCAAAGATCGTTCAGGCTATCTGCGACCAGGCCGGGCAGATCATGCACACGTCCAACCTGTACCACGTGCCCCAGCAAGCCCTGCTTGCACGCCGACTGTCGGAGCTGTCCTTCGGTGGCAAGTGTTTCTTCTGCAATAGCGGCGCTGAGGCCAATGAGGCGGCTATCAAGCTCGCCCGCAAATGGGCCGGCATCAACCGCCCGGACATTGAGCCGGACCGTCGCACCATTCTCACAACACTCAAGTCCTTCCACGGCCGCAGCGTCACCACCGTCACCGCCACCGGACAGGAAAAGTATCAGAAGGGCTTCGAGCCGCTCGCGCCGGGCTTCGATTATTTCGAGTTCGGCAACCTGGCTGATCTGCGTGCCAAGCTCACGCCTCACGTCTGTGCCGTGATGATGGAGCCGATCCAGGCCGAAGGCGGCATGAACGTTCCGCCCGAGGGGTTCCTGGCAGCCGTGCGTGAGCTCTGCGACGAGACGGGCCGCCTGCTGATCTTCGACGAAGTGCAGACCGGGACCGGGCGCACCGGCAAGTGGTTCGCGTACCAGCACGAGGGTGTCGTCCCCGACATCATGACGGTCGCGAAGGCGCTTGGAAGCGGGTATCCCATCGGCTGCTGCATCGCCAAGCCCGACGTCGCCGACTGCTTCGAGCCCGGTAACCATGCATCCACTTTCGGCGGCAGCCACATGGCCTGCGCGGTGGCTCTCGCGACGCTGGACACCATGGAATCCGAGGGAATGCTGGAGAACGCCACTCAGATGGGGCAGTTGCTGGCGGAACTTCTCGCCCCCGGAACGCATCCGGCCATCGAGGAAGTGCGAGGCCGCGGATTGCTTCGGGCGGTGCGTTTCAAGGCCGGAACCGTGGATGCCCGGGATGTCCAGCGCACCTGCTTCGACAGGGGCTTGATCGTGAACGCACTGGGTGAGGACCGCCTGCGCCTTGCACCGCCTCTGAACGTGACCGCGGACGAAGTGCGCCAGGCTGCGAGCACTATCCGCGAGAGCCTGGGGTAG
- a CDS encoding outer membrane beta-barrel protein → MRVLLSVMLLGLLMSLAGVACAEKWYMDPAKDAPKIEKGARMITVAGAYLPDDGAIQEDFQLMLGYGTFITNETELGLRWRGDEDTQDFFAYGAYHLGDPLGEAFPYVSAGVGYRFIDSASERARGADDDFLWAGGLGAKLFLKNDMSIFAEWMYTESNSVSDDVFMLGINKRIK, encoded by the coding sequence ATGCGCGTACTGCTGTCTGTGATGCTTCTGGGCCTTCTGATGTCTCTCGCCGGTGTCGCCTGCGCCGAAAAGTGGTACATGGACCCAGCCAAGGATGCGCCGAAGATCGAGAAAGGCGCACGCATGATCACCGTCGCCGGTGCCTATCTTCCCGATGACGGCGCCATCCAGGAAGACTTCCAGCTCATGCTGGGGTATGGCACCTTCATCACTAACGAGACCGAACTCGGCCTGCGCTGGCGCGGCGATGAGGATACCCAGGATTTCTTCGCGTACGGTGCCTACCACCTGGGTGACCCCCTGGGGGAGGCCTTCCCGTATGTTTCCGCGGGTGTTGGCTACCGGTTCATTGACAGCGCCTCCGAGCGCGCTCGCGGTGCGGATGACGACTTCCTCTGGGCCGGCGGCCTCGGCGCGAAGCTGTTCCTCAAGAATGACATGTCCATCTTCGCCGAGTGGATGTACACTGAGAGCAACAGCGTGAGCGATGACGTGTTTATGCTGGGGATCAACAAGCGGATCAAGTAG
- a CDS encoding YjbH domain-containing protein, producing the protein MRLHVSCLILLALATAAGAQTIPLADWGVSSPETLSQPSWYGSTGLVYTPSAMITPPLKINGGVHRIDFDETQTVYNANVALASNLELGVARIQDVAPAFGATNQVYTNETIVNGKYALDLSRWLGGIKAAPDIAVGVWDVADSVNRSFYLVASMDLDVAKIAGISGLKAHVGFAESERATKNGDLKLGGMDGLFAGIEFVPVRNALLQVEYDTEDFNAALRYFPTPLVALEVGLIDGELGFGASARTPL; encoded by the coding sequence ATGCGCTTGCATGTCAGCTGCCTGATCTTACTCGCACTCGCAACCGCAGCCGGCGCACAGACTATCCCCCTGGCGGACTGGGGCGTCAGCAGTCCCGAGACCCTGTCGCAGCCCTCGTGGTATGGTTCTACCGGCCTCGTGTACACCCCGTCGGCAATGATCACTCCGCCGCTCAAGATCAACGGGGGCGTGCACCGGATCGACTTCGACGAAACCCAGACCGTCTACAATGCCAATGTAGCGCTGGCCAGCAACCTCGAGCTTGGTGTGGCGCGCATCCAGGACGTGGCCCCCGCCTTTGGTGCGACCAATCAGGTCTACACCAATGAGACCATCGTGAACGGGAAGTACGCGCTGGATCTGTCCCGCTGGCTGGGTGGCATCAAGGCCGCGCCAGATATCGCGGTGGGGGTCTGGGACGTAGCGGATTCCGTGAATCGCTCCTTCTATCTGGTTGCCAGCATGGACCTCGACGTGGCCAAGATCGCGGGGATCTCCGGGCTGAAGGCGCACGTCGGCTTTGCCGAGAGCGAGCGGGCCACGAAGAACGGTGATCTCAAGCTCGGCGGCATGGACGGCCTCTTCGCGGGCATCGAGTTCGTGCCGGTCCGCAATGCCCTGCTGCAGGTGGAGTACGACACTGAGGATTTCAACGCCGCACTGCGGTATTTCCCGACTCCGCTTGTGGCGCTTGAGGTCGGCCTGATCGACGGCGAACTGGGCTTCGGCGCATCGGCCCGGACGCCGCTCTAG